In one Sphingobacteriales bacterium genomic region, the following are encoded:
- a CDS encoding AAA domain-containing protein, translating into MTIFKNDKEAIESLISDYKRLKAEISKVIVGQEDIIGSVLSCIFSRGHCLLIGVPGLAKTLLIKTIADSLDLKFSRIQFTPDLMPSDITGSEILDESKNFKFIKGPVFANIILADEINRTPPKTQSALLEAMQEKSVTAAGHLYQLQEPFFVLATQNPIEQEGTYPLPEAQLDRFMYNVILDYPSFEEEVKIVQETTSGQVKQVNKVLSGEMIIYYQSLLDRVPVNQNVLRYAIELAYKTRPNTPYASDYINEFISWGAGPRASQYLVIGAKAHAVFHGKYSPDIEDIQAVALPVFRHRIVKNYKAEAEGISVDEIVRKIL; encoded by the coding sequence ATGACAATTTTCAAGAATGATAAAGAAGCCATTGAAAGCCTGATTTCGGATTACAAACGTTTAAAGGCAGAAATCAGCAAAGTTATTGTTGGACAGGAAGATATCATTGGTTCGGTGTTATCCTGTATTTTTTCGAGGGGACATTGCCTGCTGATAGGCGTACCGGGCTTAGCCAAAACATTGTTAATCAAAACAATAGCCGATTCATTAGACCTTAAATTTTCGAGAATACAGTTTACTCCCGACCTGATGCCTTCCGACATCACAGGCTCAGAAATTCTGGACGAAAGCAAAAATTTTAAGTTTATCAAAGGGCCTGTATTTGCCAATATCATTCTGGCTGATGAAATCAACCGTACACCACCCAAAACCCAGTCGGCCTTACTCGAAGCCATGCAGGAGAAAAGCGTTACCGCTGCCGGACACCTCTATCAATTGCAGGAACCTTTTTTTGTGCTGGCAACCCAGAATCCGATAGAGCAGGAAGGCACCTATCCCCTACCCGAAGCTCAGCTCGACAGGTTTATGTATAATGTTATCCTTGATTACCCGTCATTTGAAGAAGAAGTAAAAATTGTTCAGGAAACCACCTCAGGACAGGTAAAACAGGTCAACAAAGTGCTTTCAGGCGAAATGATAATTTATTATCAATCGCTGCTGGACCGGGTTCCTGTCAATCAGAATGTACTCCGCTATGCCATTGAGCTGGCATATAAAACAAGGCCTAATACTCCTTATGCATCAGATTATATCAACGAGTTTATCAGCTGGGGAGCAGGACCTCGTGCTTCACAATATCTTGTGATAGGGGCAAAAGCCCACGCTGTCTTTCACGGCAAATATTCTCCGGATATTGAAGATATTCAGGCGGT